From the Salinimicrobium tongyeongense genome, one window contains:
- a CDS encoding pentapeptide repeat-containing protein: MTEAYFRDEDFSAENLRNGDLPAGEYELCSFRGINLSGANLSKMTFSECIFEACDLSNSVAKGTCIRDTEFIDCKLMGINFNELDPFLLSFSFKNCLLSYSSFSRLKLKNTTFDTCKLVQVDFSEADFTSAYFGNCDFSGAIFYNTKLEKADFSTSRNFSIDPENNTVKGARFSSENIGGLLEKYKIKID, from the coding sequence ATGACCGAAGCTTATTTTAGGGACGAAGATTTTTCCGCAGAAAATCTTCGCAACGGAGACCTGCCCGCAGGAGAATACGAGCTCTGCAGTTTTAGGGGCATCAATCTTTCGGGAGCCAACCTGTCAAAAATGACATTTTCGGAATGTATTTTTGAAGCCTGCGACCTCAGCAATTCAGTAGCCAAGGGAACCTGCATTAGGGATACAGAATTTATAGATTGCAAACTTATGGGCATCAACTTTAACGAGCTTGATCCTTTTTTGCTCTCATTTTCTTTCAAAAATTGCCTTTTAAGCTACTCTTCCTTTAGCAGGCTTAAACTGAAGAATACTACATTTGACACCTGTAAACTGGTTCAGGTAGATTTTTCTGAAGCCGATTTCACTTCAGCTTACTTCGGGAATTGCGACTTTAGCGGTGCCATATTTTATAACACGAAGCTGGAAAAAGCTGATTTTAGCACCTCCAGGAACTTCAGCATAGACCCTGAAAACAATACTGTTAAAGGTGCCAGGTTTTCTTCGGAAAATATTGGCGGTTTACTGGAAAAATATAAAATAAAGATCGATTAG
- a CDS encoding DEAD/DEAH box helicase — protein sequence MSFKKLDLDEALLKALDTQGYTRPTPIQKQAIPVVLSGKDLLGVAQTGTGKTAAFGLPILQLLNEKKFSGKAVRALILTPTRELAIQIDESLAAYGKYTRLKHSVIFGGVSQHAQVDKLKRGVDILVATPGRLLDLMNQGFINLKSLEIFVLDEADRMLDMGFIHDVKKVIKSLPERRQTLFFSATMPEEIQSLAKMMLKNPVKVEVTPPSSTVDKIDQWVYFTNKPDKRKLLLHLLETNGIKTALVFTRTKHGADKVARFLDKAKISSAAIHGNKSQNARQKALKNFKNGNLNVLVATDIAARGIDIDELGHVFNFDLPNVPETYVHRIGRTGRAGNEGIAISFCAADERKELKDIEKLASIKIPVVEEHPYPMDLNAAPPAPSPQRNRNGRQRRRR from the coding sequence ATGTCTTTTAAAAAATTAGATTTAGATGAGGCCCTTTTAAAGGCGCTCGACACCCAAGGTTATACCAGGCCCACCCCAATTCAAAAACAGGCCATTCCCGTAGTCCTTTCAGGAAAAGACCTTTTGGGGGTAGCGCAAACCGGGACAGGAAAAACAGCCGCTTTTGGCCTTCCTATCCTGCAACTATTAAATGAAAAAAAATTTTCGGGCAAGGCAGTGCGGGCTTTGATCCTCACGCCTACCCGCGAACTCGCCATACAAATAGATGAAAGCCTTGCTGCCTACGGGAAATACACCAGGCTTAAACATTCGGTGATTTTTGGCGGGGTAAGCCAGCATGCCCAGGTAGACAAGCTGAAACGCGGCGTTGACATTCTTGTTGCCACGCCCGGCCGCTTACTCGACCTTATGAACCAGGGCTTTATCAATCTCAAATCGCTGGAAATATTCGTACTCGATGAAGCCGACCGGATGCTGGATATGGGCTTTATACACGATGTAAAAAAGGTCATAAAAAGCCTGCCCGAAAGAAGGCAGACCCTTTTCTTTTCGGCTACCATGCCCGAGGAGATCCAGAGCCTGGCAAAAATGATGCTGAAGAATCCGGTAAAGGTAGAAGTTACTCCGCCGTCATCTACAGTAGATAAAATTGACCAGTGGGTTTACTTTACCAACAAACCCGACAAAAGAAAATTGCTACTGCACCTTTTGGAAACCAATGGAATTAAAACCGCCCTTGTCTTTACCCGCACCAAACACGGTGCCGATAAAGTGGCGAGGTTTCTTGATAAAGCCAAAATAAGTTCGGCCGCCATTCACGGGAATAAGAGTCAGAACGCCAGGCAAAAGGCTTTGAAGAATTTCAAGAACGGAAACCTGAATGTGCTTGTAGCCACCGATATTGCCGCCCGCGGAATTGACATCGATGAGCTGGGCCACGTCTTTAACTTTGACCTGCCCAACGTGCCCGAGACTTACGTGCACAGAATTGGGCGTACCGGCCGCGCGGGGAACGAGGGAATTGCAATTTCTTTTTGTGCCGCCGATGAGCGAAAAGAACTGAAGGATATTGAGAAACTTGCCTCCATTAAGATCCCGGTGGTTGAAGAACACCCTTATCCCATGGACCTCAATGCTGCCCCACCAGCCCCTTCCCCACAAAGAAACCGGAACGGCAGGCAAAGGAGAAGACGTTAA
- a CDS encoding DUF302 domain-containing protein, protein MSYYFTTTLKQDFDTAIQKVTEELKKEGFGILTEIDVKETFKKKLDVDFRKYRILGACNPQMAHQAISAESRIGTMLPCNVIVQETGDGTIEISAVDPVASMQAVKNDTLGDVATQVREKLKKVIDSIS, encoded by the coding sequence ATGAGCTACTATTTTACCACTACTTTAAAACAGGATTTTGACACAGCCATTCAAAAAGTTACAGAAGAACTCAAAAAAGAAGGCTTTGGTATTTTAACAGAGATCGATGTGAAGGAAACCTTCAAAAAGAAACTGGATGTAGATTTCAGAAAGTACAGGATACTTGGTGCCTGCAACCCGCAAATGGCACACCAGGCTATTTCAGCCGAAAGCAGGATTGGAACCATGTTACCCTGCAATGTGATAGTGCAGGAAACCGGCGACGGTACGATTGAAATTTCAGCCGTTGATCCTGTGGCTTCCATGCAGGCCGTTAAAAATGACACTTTGGGAGATGTTGCCACGCAGGTACGGGAAAAGCTGAAAAAGGTAATTGACAGCATCAGTTAA
- a CDS encoding OsmC family protein, giving the protein MEEHIYTVDLHWKADRKGEISSPELNEKIEVATPPEFPKGIAGIWSPEHLYTAAVNSCFMTTFLAIAENFGLQFKSLTCPAKGRLSKQDGRFVMSQIVLEPVLCIYNAEDKEKAEKILFKAEKACLITNSIKAEVILVPEIKLAESLVS; this is encoded by the coding sequence ATGGAAGAACATATCTATACCGTCGACTTACACTGGAAGGCAGATCGCAAAGGGGAAATCTCTTCTCCCGAACTCAATGAGAAAATTGAAGTGGCGACCCCTCCCGAATTTCCGAAGGGAATTGCCGGCATCTGGTCTCCCGAACATTTGTACACGGCCGCAGTGAACAGCTGCTTTATGACCACTTTCCTGGCAATTGCTGAAAATTTCGGGCTGCAATTCAAAAGCCTTACCTGCCCTGCTAAAGGCAGGCTGAGCAAGCAGGATGGAAGATTTGTAATGTCGCAAATTGTTCTTGAACCCGTACTCTGCATTTATAATGCGGAAGATAAAGAGAAAGCTGAAAAGATCCTTTTTAAGGCCGAAAAAGCCTGCCTCATCACAAATTCTATAAAAGCTGAAGTTATTTTGGTCCCCGAAATTAAATTGGCAGAATCTTTGGTATCATAA
- a CDS encoding macro domain-containing protein: MKKIISGVSIELRQGDISKQADCAAVVNAANAQLETGGGVAGAIHRAAGPELAQEARAMAPIKPGEAVITGAHNLPNLYVIHCLGPVYGQDKPEDKLLGNCYSKALDLAEEKQISSIAFPAISTGIFGYPAEAAAKVAFTKIIEKISTLKTLKNVIFVLYNQQDLDIHKRVLEQIMQGKEYLG; encoded by the coding sequence ATGAAAAAAATAATTTCGGGAGTAAGCATTGAACTGCGCCAGGGGGATATTTCAAAACAGGCAGACTGTGCTGCAGTGGTCAATGCAGCCAATGCCCAGCTAGAAACCGGCGGCGGGGTAGCCGGCGCCATACATCGCGCTGCAGGGCCGGAACTTGCCCAGGAAGCCAGGGCCATGGCTCCAATTAAACCGGGAGAAGCGGTAATTACAGGAGCCCATAATCTCCCCAACTTATATGTGATTCACTGCCTGGGGCCTGTGTATGGACAGGATAAACCTGAAGATAAACTCTTGGGAAATTGCTATTCAAAGGCCCTCGATCTGGCTGAAGAAAAACAGATCTCTTCTATTGCTTTTCCGGCGATTTCAACAGGTATTTTTGGATATCCGGCAGAAGCAGCCGCAAAAGTGGCTTTTACCAAAATCATTGAAAAAATCTCTACCCTAAAAACTCTCAAAAATGTCATTTTTGTACTCTATAACCAACAGGATCTAGACATACACAAAAGGGTGCTGGAGCAAATTATGCAGGGGAAAGAGTATTTGGGTTAA
- the rpsA gene encoding 30S ribosomal protein S1, which translates to MAEENKNQEVQGSENAEIQPVAGMGAKSQPDAAVQQQDPEQFLKEFNWHNYEEGIDPIDDQKLEEFEKLVAENFVDTLHDEVVTGKVINITDRDAIIDINAKSEGVISLNEFRYNPDLKVGDEVEVLIDVREDATGQLILSHRKARVIMAWDRVNKAHDEGLIVNGYVKCRTKGGMIVDVFGIEAFLPGSQIDVKPIRDYDAYVGKTMEFKVVKINHEFKNVVVSHKALIEADIEEQKKEIIGQLEKGQVLEGTVKNITSYGVFVDLGGVDGLIHITDLSWSRINHPNEIVELDQKLNVVILDFDEAKTRIQLGLKQLSKHPWEALDENLKVGDKVKGKVVVIADYGAFIEVAEGVEGLIHVSEMSWSTHLRSAQDFVNVGDEVEAQILTLDREDRKMSLGIKQLTPDPWTDITSKYPVGSRHTGIVRNFTNFGVFVELEEGIDGLIYISDLSWTKKIKHPSEFTNVGDKLEVVVLELDVEGRKLSLGHKQTESNPWDKYESEFAVGTTHTAAITEIVDKGATIDFNEDITAFVPQRHLEKEDGSKLKQGETAEFQIIEFNKEFKRVVASHTAIHKEEEQQIVKQAQKKAAAQQAQSNTTIGDVNAELQALKDKMEGKN; encoded by the coding sequence ATGGCTGAAGAAAACAAAAACCAAGAAGTTCAGGGTTCTGAAAACGCTGAAATTCAACCGGTAGCAGGAATGGGGGCTAAGTCTCAACCTGATGCGGCTGTTCAGCAACAAGATCCTGAGCAATTCTTAAAGGAATTCAACTGGCACAACTACGAAGAGGGAATTGATCCTATCGACGATCAAAAGCTGGAAGAATTTGAAAAGCTTGTAGCAGAAAATTTCGTTGACACTTTACATGATGAAGTAGTTACCGGAAAAGTGATCAACATTACAGATCGTGATGCGATCATCGACATCAATGCAAAAAGTGAAGGTGTAATCTCTCTTAATGAGTTCCGTTACAACCCAGATCTTAAAGTTGGGGATGAAGTAGAGGTATTGATCGATGTGCGTGAAGATGCTACAGGGCAGTTGATCCTTTCTCACCGTAAGGCTCGTGTTATTATGGCATGGGATCGTGTGAACAAAGCACATGACGAGGGTCTTATCGTGAACGGTTACGTGAAATGCCGCACTAAAGGTGGTATGATCGTAGACGTATTTGGTATTGAAGCTTTCCTTCCGGGTTCACAAATCGATGTGAAGCCAATCAGGGATTACGATGCATACGTTGGAAAAACAATGGAATTCAAGGTGGTGAAGATCAACCACGAATTCAAGAACGTTGTTGTTTCTCACAAAGCGCTTATCGAAGCCGATATCGAAGAGCAGAAAAAAGAAATTATCGGGCAGCTTGAAAAAGGTCAGGTACTTGAAGGTACTGTTAAGAACATCACTTCTTACGGTGTATTCGTTGACCTTGGAGGTGTTGACGGACTTATCCACATCACCGATCTTAGCTGGTCTAGAATCAACCATCCAAACGAGATCGTTGAGCTTGATCAAAAACTGAACGTTGTTATCCTTGACTTTGATGAGGCTAAAACAAGAATTCAGCTTGGTCTTAAGCAGCTTAGCAAACACCCATGGGAAGCTCTTGACGAGAACCTAAAAGTTGGTGACAAAGTAAAAGGTAAAGTAGTTGTGATCGCAGATTACGGTGCATTTATCGAAGTTGCTGAAGGTGTTGAAGGTCTTATCCACGTTTCTGAAATGTCATGGAGTACTCACCTGCGCTCAGCTCAGGACTTCGTGAACGTTGGAGATGAGGTTGAAGCTCAAATCCTTACTTTAGATCGTGAAGACAGAAAAATGTCTCTTGGTATCAAGCAATTGACTCCAGATCCATGGACTGATATCACTTCTAAGTACCCTGTAGGTTCAAGACACACTGGTATTGTTCGTAACTTCACAAACTTCGGAGTTTTCGTAGAACTTGAAGAAGGAATTGACGGACTTATCTATATCTCAGATCTTTCATGGACTAAGAAGATCAAGCACCCAAGTGAATTTACTAACGTAGGAGATAAACTTGAGGTAGTTGTTCTTGAACTTGATGTTGAAGGACGCAAACTAAGCCTTGGTCATAAGCAAACTGAGTCTAACCCTTGGGATAAGTACGAATCTGAGTTCGCTGTAGGAACTACTCACACAGCTGCAATTACAGAGATCGTTGACAAAGGTGCGACTATAGACTTTAATGAAGATATCACTGCATTCGTTCCGCAACGTCACCTTGAAAAAGAAGACGGAAGCAAACTTAAGCAGGGAGAAACTGCAGAATTCCAGATCATTGAATTCAACAAAGAATTCAAGAGAGTGGTAGCATCTCACACTGCTATCCACAAGGAAGAAGAGCAGCAAATTGTAAAGCAGGCCCAAAAGAAAGCCGCTGCACAACAAGCTCAGAGCAACACCACTATTGGTGATGTGAACGCAGAACTTCAGGCGTTGAAAGATAAAATGGAAGGAAAGAACTAA
- a CDS encoding L,D-transpeptidase: protein MLPLLAVGCSCERSNLAVQSQNLEKTPVSEISAETQEPQQLPLFVTYQLDSLENAAEIDSFKHRFSEREQEFIFGINRVDPYRLKPGDLLVIPDTLTTNFLDYSPFPKRLEMLDSIPKTVLISRRIQAFALYENGRLFKWGPVSSGKRSTPTPAGLFYGNYKARSKISTVNDSWLMPYYFNFMNFEGVGVHQYSMPGYPASHACVRLRRDDAITIYNWASQWKLDATGQLIERNGTPFMVFGDYDFESAVPWLQLADNPNSNYLNAGELETLGNYVAEYKKDPKNFDLPKPGLEELAITPPEGLETIR from the coding sequence ATGCTACCGCTACTCGCCGTAGGGTGTTCCTGTGAGCGCTCTAATCTCGCCGTGCAATCCCAAAACCTGGAGAAAACTCCTGTTTCCGAAATTTCTGCGGAAACACAAGAGCCTCAGCAATTGCCATTGTTCGTGACCTACCAGCTTGACAGCCTTGAAAATGCCGCCGAAATTGATAGTTTCAAGCACAGGTTCAGCGAAAGGGAACAGGAATTTATTTTTGGCATCAACCGCGTTGACCCTTACCGGCTTAAGCCCGGAGACCTTCTGGTGATCCCCGATACGCTCACCACTAATTTTCTCGATTATTCCCCTTTTCCCAAAAGGCTCGAAATGCTCGATTCCATACCCAAGACCGTGCTTATTTCTAGACGTATCCAGGCATTTGCTTTGTACGAGAACGGCAGGCTCTTTAAATGGGGGCCGGTGAGTTCAGGGAAAAGATCAACCCCAACCCCCGCCGGACTTTTCTACGGAAATTATAAGGCGCGCAGTAAAATTAGCACGGTCAACGATTCGTGGCTGATGCCTTATTATTTCAATTTTATGAATTTTGAAGGGGTAGGCGTGCACCAGTACTCCATGCCCGGCTATCCTGCCAGCCATGCCTGCGTGAGACTGCGAAGAGATGACGCCATCACAATTTATAACTGGGCCAGCCAGTGGAAGCTCGATGCTACGGGGCAGTTAATTGAGCGCAATGGAACTCCTTTCATGGTGTTTGGAGATTATGATTTTGAAAGTGCTGTGCCATGGCTGCAACTGGCCGATAATCCAAATTCCAACTATCTCAACGCAGGCGAACTGGAAACCCTGGGCAACTATGTTGCGGAATACAAGAAAGATCCGAAGAACTTTGATCTTCCCAAACCCGGGCTCGAGGAACTCGCCATAACGCCACCCGAAGGCCTGGAGACTATCCGCTAA
- a CDS encoding SDR family NAD(P)-dependent oxidoreductase, with product MKDKVVIITGAASGIGEATALLFGREGAKVVVSDINAEAGEEVVKRIKKSGGTASFFKADVASAAENKALVDFAVKTYGRLDVAVNNAGIGGEANKIADMSLEGWHRVIDVNLHSIFYGMKYQIAAMLRNGQGSIINISSILGSVGFEGSAGYVAAKHAAVGMTRNAAIEYSSQNIRINAVGPAFIDTPLLDQLDDEVKNHLISLHPIGRLGRSEEVAELVLWLGSDKASFATGAYYPIDGGYLAR from the coding sequence ATGAAAGATAAAGTAGTAATTATTACCGGCGCAGCCTCTGGTATAGGGGAGGCTACAGCCCTCCTTTTTGGACGCGAAGGCGCCAAAGTGGTAGTTTCGGATATCAATGCTGAAGCAGGGGAGGAAGTAGTGAAGCGCATTAAGAAATCGGGAGGTACAGCCAGCTTTTTTAAAGCCGATGTAGCTTCAGCAGCCGAAAATAAGGCTCTGGTAGATTTTGCAGTAAAGACTTACGGTAGGCTAGACGTTGCAGTGAACAATGCCGGGATTGGTGGCGAGGCAAATAAAATTGCCGATATGAGCCTTGAAGGCTGGCACCGGGTGATAGACGTGAACCTGCACAGTATCTTCTACGGAATGAAGTACCAGATTGCAGCCATGCTCAGGAATGGGCAGGGCAGCATCATTAACATTTCTTCTATTTTGGGAAGTGTTGGCTTTGAAGGATCGGCCGGGTATGTGGCTGCAAAACATGCCGCTGTGGGAATGACACGTAATGCGGCTATAGAATATTCCTCTCAAAATATTCGAATCAACGCGGTGGGGCCTGCTTTTATAGACACGCCTTTGTTAGACCAGCTGGATGACGAGGTGAAAAACCACCTTATCTCTCTGCACCCAATAGGCAGGTTGGGCCGAAGTGAAGAAGTAGCAGAATTAGTGTTGTGGCTGGGCAGTGATAAAGCTTCATTCGCAACCGGGGCATACTATCCAATAGATGGCGGTTACCTGGCGAGATAA
- a CDS encoding alpha/beta fold hydrolase yields MNRLFLIIAVFLLSQNVLAGEKTITTSDGVDLYVKVEGRGTPLLYIHGGPGSGSYWFEKLTGEFLEEHFTVVYLDQRGVGRSKSSPSKDYSMDRMALDFEEVRLALGFEAWLTLGHSFGGVLQMGYAKRYPEAQKGMLMINCTLNLPESACGSWLPKAAELVGETYSCEGDTVPVAQRMNEYGGKLREKGLFWKIGSRDPETFPKLDQISAEIENFNYDLSQYAMNSQDYWQNFKALSADMNMPVLYFYGSTDFMVGPEHYRGLNFSNLLLWENKGGHVPFIEEPIELQKAILAYKEKYSF; encoded by the coding sequence ATGAATAGATTATTCCTGATTATCGCCGTGTTTCTCTTGAGCCAGAATGTTTTGGCGGGTGAAAAGACCATTACCACTTCAGACGGGGTTGACCTTTACGTAAAGGTTGAAGGCAGGGGCACTCCCCTGCTTTACATCCATGGCGGGCCGGGATCGGGCAGTTATTGGTTTGAGAAATTAACAGGAGAGTTTCTGGAAGAACATTTTACAGTGGTTTACCTCGACCAGCGTGGGGTTGGAAGGTCAAAAAGCTCCCCCAGTAAAGATTATTCCATGGACAGGATGGCGCTTGATTTTGAAGAAGTAAGGCTTGCTCTTGGCTTTGAGGCCTGGCTCACCCTTGGTCATTCTTTTGGAGGTGTTTTGCAAATGGGTTACGCAAAGCGGTACCCTGAAGCACAAAAAGGAATGCTCATGATCAACTGCACCCTAAACCTCCCGGAATCGGCTTGCGGGAGCTGGCTGCCAAAAGCCGCTGAGTTGGTAGGGGAAACCTATAGTTGCGAAGGGGACACAGTTCCCGTGGCCCAAAGAATGAATGAGTACGGAGGAAAACTTCGGGAAAAAGGCTTGTTTTGGAAAATAGGGTCCCGGGATCCCGAAACCTTCCCGAAACTTGATCAAATCTCGGCAGAAATTGAGAACTTTAACTACGATCTTAGCCAGTACGCCATGAACAGCCAGGATTACTGGCAGAATTTTAAAGCCCTGAGCGCAGATATGAACATGCCGGTACTTTATTTCTATGGCAGCACAGATTTTATGGTGGGCCCAGAACATTACCGCGGCCTCAATTTTTCAAATCTGCTTTTGTGGGAAAATAAGGGCGGGCATGTGCCGTTTATAGAAGAGCCTATCGAGCTACAAAAGGCAATATTGGCCTACAAAGAAAAATACAGCTTTTAA
- a CDS encoding rhodanese-like domain-containing protein, with protein MKTEKIIQAGKGIELDVRTRAEFRGGHVAGSKNIPLTELPDEIENLKSWEAPIILCCASGMRSAQAEQYLSRAGINCVNGGSWLEVNYLQSKAS; from the coding sequence ATGAAAACGGAAAAGATCATACAAGCCGGGAAAGGAATCGAACTCGATGTGAGAACAAGAGCAGAATTTCGTGGTGGCCATGTAGCAGGTTCCAAAAATATACCCCTTACAGAATTACCCGATGAAATTGAGAATTTAAAATCATGGGAAGCACCAATCATTCTTTGTTGCGCATCGGGGATGAGAAGTGCACAGGCAGAACAATATCTCAGCCGTGCCGGAATAAATTGCGTGAACGGAGGTTCATGGCTCGAAGTCAACTACCTGCAATCTAAAGCCTCGTAA
- a CDS encoding NADP-dependent oxidoreductase has translation MSKTILLKNRPAGKPATSDFETIEENDPKPEEGEILLRALYISVDPYLRGRMRNEESYIPPFQVNEALESMVVAEVVESKNKNFQTGEYVSGMLKWKELQLSTGTGLNRVDPDLAPLSAFLGVLGLTGLTAYLALDKIGRLKPGETLVVSGAAGAVGSIAGQIGKIKGCMVVGIAGSDEKVKHLEEKFGLDKGLNYNKEENMADAIRRICTDGVDVYFDNVGGEILDAVLQTINKDARIINCGAISTYNETEVPVGPRPEGILIKKTALMQGFLVRDHAKDFGKALRQLSEWLKDGNLEYDETVVEGFDKLPEAFIGLFEGRNVGKMLVKV, from the coding sequence ATGTCCAAAACCATTCTATTAAAAAACCGTCCGGCAGGCAAACCCGCAACTTCAGATTTTGAAACTATTGAAGAGAACGACCCAAAGCCGGAAGAAGGAGAGATCCTGCTCAGGGCGCTTTACATTTCAGTAGATCCATATCTCCGCGGAAGAATGAGGAATGAAGAATCTTATATACCTCCTTTTCAGGTTAATGAAGCCTTAGAATCGATGGTTGTTGCCGAAGTTGTGGAGAGTAAGAATAAGAACTTTCAAACCGGAGAGTATGTCTCCGGAATGCTAAAATGGAAGGAGTTGCAGCTGTCTACGGGAACCGGCCTCAACAGGGTCGATCCCGATCTTGCCCCGTTATCGGCATTTTTGGGAGTGCTGGGATTAACAGGGCTCACCGCTTATCTCGCCCTCGATAAAATCGGGCGGCTTAAGCCTGGAGAGACCCTCGTGGTTTCGGGTGCGGCAGGAGCGGTGGGGAGCATAGCCGGACAAATTGGCAAGATCAAAGGCTGTATGGTGGTGGGAATTGCCGGCAGTGATGAAAAAGTAAAACATCTGGAAGAGAAATTTGGCCTTGACAAAGGATTGAACTACAATAAAGAAGAGAACATGGCCGATGCCATTAGAAGGATTTGTACCGATGGGGTTGATGTCTACTTTGACAATGTTGGGGGCGAGATTCTTGATGCCGTGCTGCAAACCATCAACAAAGATGCCCGAATCATTAATTGTGGCGCAATATCTACTTATAATGAAACGGAAGTACCTGTTGGACCCAGGCCCGAAGGAATTCTTATCAAAAAGACCGCCCTTATGCAGGGTTTCCTGGTTCGCGATCACGCAAAGGACTTCGGAAAAGCGCTGCGGCAGTTAAGTGAATGGCTGAAGGATGGAAACCTTGAATACGATGAAACCGTGGTAGAAGGCTTTGATAAACTTCCTGAAGCTTTTATTGGCCTCTTTGAAGGTCGCAATGTAGGGAAGATGCTCGTTAAAGTTTAA
- a CDS encoding rhodanese-like domain-containing protein, whose amino-acid sequence MIKFLKNIFGKNTGPNFTDLHKEGAVIVDVRTKGEFNGGHIKGSKNIPLNSLGQNLRKIGDKNKPVITCCASGMRSASAVNILKSAGFTEVHNGGGWRNLQNKIK is encoded by the coding sequence ATGATAAAATTCCTAAAAAATATCTTCGGAAAAAATACAGGCCCAAATTTTACCGACTTACATAAGGAGGGAGCTGTTATTGTAGATGTGCGTACCAAAGGGGAGTTTAACGGCGGACACATCAAAGGTTCCAAAAACATTCCGTTAAACAGCCTTGGCCAGAACCTCAGGAAAATTGGCGATAAAAACAAGCCTGTTATTACCTGCTGTGCTTCGGGAATGAGAAGTGCTTCCGCAGTAAATATATTGAAATCGGCAGGATTTACAGAAGTGCACAACGGCGGCGGCTGGAGAAACCTTCAGAATAAAATAAAATGA
- the cmk gene encoding (d)CMP kinase, whose product MTRKITIAIDGFSSTGKSTVAKQLAKKLGYVYVDTGAMYRAVTLYALRKKFISETHFDVAALIADLPLIKLKFIFNPEVGFGEMYLNGENVEKPIRQMEVSQYVSKIAAVPQVREMLVAQQQEMGREKGIVMDGRDIGTVVFPKAELKIFMTASAKERAQRRFLELQERGENVTFEEVLENVEERDLLDTTRKDSPLVKAEDAKEIDNSHLTLAGQFEKILELYDEAINN is encoded by the coding sequence ATGACGAGAAAGATCACCATTGCAATAGACGGCTTTTCATCAACAGGTAAAAGTACCGTGGCAAAGCAGCTGGCCAAAAAACTGGGTTATGTGTATGTAGATACAGGCGCGATGTACAGGGCAGTTACCCTTTACGCGCTGCGGAAAAAATTCATTTCTGAAACTCATTTTGATGTTGCCGCACTCATAGCCGATCTTCCTCTTATCAAGCTGAAGTTCATCTTTAACCCTGAAGTGGGTTTCGGGGAAATGTACCTGAATGGCGAAAATGTTGAAAAACCGATAAGGCAAATGGAGGTTTCCCAGTATGTGAGCAAAATAGCTGCAGTACCTCAGGTGCGTGAAATGCTTGTAGCCCAGCAACAGGAAATGGGCAGGGAAAAAGGCATTGTGATGGACGGGCGCGACATAGGGACTGTGGTCTTTCCCAAGGCCGAGCTTAAGATCTTTATGACTGCCAGTGCAAAAGAACGTGCCCAACGCCGGTTTTTAGAACTTCAGGAAAGAGGAGAAAATGTCACTTTTGAAGAGGTGCTTGAAAATGTGGAGGAAAGAGACCTTTTAGACACCACCAGAAAAGATTCCCCTCTTGTAAAGGCTGAAGACGCAAAAGAAATAGATAATTCCCACCTCACCCTGGCAGGACAGTTCGAAAAGATCCTGGAGTTGTACGATGAGGCAATTAATAATTAG